The DNA region CCTGCGGTGGCGACACGCCGCAGGCGGTGTTCCCCGCCCTCAAGGCCGAGGGCTTCACCTCGGTGGTGAACCTCCGGCTCGGCCACGAGCCGGGCGTGGCCGAGGAGGCCGCGGTCGTCGAGGCGGTCGGCCTCCGGTATCACCACATCCCGATGACGCCGACGGCGCCCGAGGCCGAGGCCGCCGACCGGTTCCTCGAGGTCATCGCCGACTCGTCGAACCAGCCGGTGTACATCCATTGCGCCTCCGCCAACCGGGTGGGCGCCGTGTGGGCGATCAAGCGCGTCGTGCAGGACGGCTGGGACCGCGAGCGCGCCATCGCCGAGGCCCAGGCGATCGGCATGAAGAGCCCGGTGATGCTCGATTTCGTGACGCGGTACCTCGACGCATACAGGTAGGGCGCGGTGTCTCACCGCGCCGTTAGTACGCCGGGCACGCGCTAAGATCGCGCGTGTCCTTTCCCGACATCCCCCGCACCGTCGGTCCGCTCGGCGACATGCCGGCCGAGGAGTTCCGCGCCGCCGGTCACGCCCTCGTCGACTGGATCGCCGAGTACCTCGCGACCGCCGAGCGCTACCCCGTGATGTCGCAGGTGGAACCGGGGGCCCTCGCGCGCGCCCTCCCCGCCAGCGCGCCTCTCCACGGCGAGCCGATCGGCGTCGTCCTCGACGACGTGGAGCGGCAGATCGTGCCGGCGCTCACGCACTGGAACAGCCCGACGTTCTTCGGCTACTTCTCGATCTGCGCGAGCGGTCCGGGCATCCTCGCCGACTTCCTGTCGTCGGCGCTCAATCAACAGGCGATGCTGTGGCGCACGTCGCCGGCGGCCACCGAGCTCGAGGCGGTGTCGCTGTCATGGTTGCGGCAGTTGATGGGCCTGCCCGCCACGTTCGAGGGCGTCATCTACGACACCGCGTCGATCTCCACGCTGCATGCGCTGGCGGCCGCACGGGAGCGCGCGCTCCCCGGGGTGCGGCGCACCGGGCTCGAAGGGCGGGAGGACGCGCACGGCCTGCGCGTGTACTGCTCCGACCAGGCGCATTCGTCGGTGGACAAGGCGGTGATTCTGCTCGGCCTCGGGCACGACGCCGTGGTCCGGATCCCCAGCGACGAGGCGTTCCGGATGCGCCCGGAAGCGCTTGCCGCTCGCGTCGCCGCCGACCGCGCTGCCGGACTCCACCCGCTCGCCGTGGTGGCGACCACCGGCACCACCTCGACGACGAGCGTCGATCCAGTGGCGGCGATCGCCGACGTGTGCCAGCGCGAGGGCCTGTGGCTGCACGTCGATGCGGCGTACGGGGGCGCCGCGGCGCTGCTGCCGGAGATGGCCTGGGTGCTCGAGGGCGCCGACCGGGCCGACTCGCTCGTCGTCAACCCGCACAAGTGGATGCTCACGCCGTTCGACCTCAGCGTGCTGTTCTGCCGCCACATGGACCTGCTGCGCGAGGCGTTCTCGCTGGTGCCGGAGTACCTGAGGACGAGCGAGGCGCCCGAGGTCCGCAACCTGATGGACACGGGCGTGCAGCTCGGGCGTCGATTCCGATCGCTGAAGCTGTGGTTCGTCCTGCGGTACTTCGGCGCCGACGGCATGCGCACGCGCATCGCCGAGCACGTCCGGCTGGCCTCGTTGCTCGCCGGTTGGGTGGACGCCGACCCTGCCTTCGAGCGCGTCGCACCGACGCCGATGAGCGTGGTCTGTTTCCGTGCCCGTCCGGAATCACTACAGAACGATCCGGCTGCGCTCGATACGTTGAACGAGCGGCTGCTGCTCGAGCTGAACGCGGGCGGCCGGATCTTCCTCTCGCACACGAAACTGCGCGACGCGTTCGTCCTGCGCTTCGCCATCGGGCACGCGCGCACCACGGAATCGCACGTGGCCGACGCGTGGGCGCTGATCAGGACGACCGCGGCAAGCCTCATCTGAACGTCGTCCCGGTGCCCGCTGAACCGGAACCCCGGCCCAGGCCCCGTCGCCCGGTGCCCGTCGCCCGGTGCCCGGTACCCGGTACCCGGTGCCCGAGACTTTCGGCATCCCCTTTGCTAGGAGTACTGCGTGAGCGTTCGTCGCTGGCTATGTTCGTCGGTCGTCGTGTGTGCCCTGGTGGCCATGCCCGCAGCGGCGTCGGCCGACATCCTGTTGACCCCGTTTGCGGGCGTCAGCTTCCTCGAGCAGGAGAAGAAGCCACTGACCTACGGCGTCGGCCTGTCGCTCGGCGGCCTCATCGGCATCGAGGGCGAGATCGCGCGGGTCAGCCTGGCCGAGCAGGGCATCGTCGGCACGTCGGTGAGCCTCGAGACGAACCTCACGACGTACATGGGCAACCTCGTCCTGCGGCTGCCCGTCGGGTCGGTGCAGCCCTACGCCACCGGGGGACTGGGGCTGATCAAGGTGTCGGGCGACGTCGACGCCGCCTACCTGGGCAACGTGCTCAGCGTGAGCGGCAGCGAGCTCGGCATGAACTTCGGCGGTGGGTTGTACGTGTTCCTCGGCGACAACCTCGGCATCCGCGGCGACGTGCGCTACTTCCGCACGATCGGCGAGGTGACGCTCGAGGACATCACCGACTTCGGCGGGTTCGACGACCTGCCGGTGCCGCAGTTCGACTTCTGGCGAGCCACCGCTGGCGTCACGCTGAAGTTCTGAAGGCCTGCAATTTCAGAATTTCAGACGTTCGGAATTTCACACCGGTTCGTGGGCGTCGACCTTGAGGTCGACGCATGACCACTCCACGCGCACTGGAGGTGCGCTTTCATATGAAGAAGCTGTTGCTGTCCTCGCTCGCCCTCACCCTGCTCGCCGCCGCGCCCGTCGCGGCGCAGACGCGCGGTATCGTCACGCCCTTCGTCGGCGTCACCACCGATACCCCGACCGACGAGAACCGCACCGTGTACGGCGGATCGATTGGCGTGCTCGGCCCGATCTTCGGCTTCGAGGCCGACTTCGGCTACACGCCGAACTTCTTCGAGTTCGAGGACGACTTCGGCGAGCTCGACTCCGAGGGCAGCGTCACGACGGCGATGGGCAACCTGCTGGTCGCCACGCCGGGGCGCTTCCGCGTGTACGGCACGGTGGGCGCCGGCCTGATGCGGTCGAACCTCAAGCTGCTCGACTTCTTCGACGACCTGTCGAGCAACGACTTCGGGATCAACTACGGCGGCGGCCTGATGGTGTTCGTGACCGACAACGTCGGCATCCGCGGCGACATCCGCCAGTTCCGCAGCCTGCAGAACGACGACCTCGGCGACGACTTCCCGGAGCCGGGCGACTTCGACCTCGGCGACTTCAAGTTCTGGCGCGCGACGGCCGGCGTCAGCTTCAGGTTCTGACGCGTGCACCGGCAATTTGAATTTGAAATTTGAAATTGCCGGGTCAAGATGACGGCGTGCACCTGCCGCGCCGCATCACCGACATCCAGCCGCCCGTCATCCCGATCCTCGGCGAGTGGATCCGGTCCAATCCCGGAACCATCTCGCTGGGGCAGGGCATCACCTCGTACGGGCCGCCGCCTGAAGCCATGCAGGCGGTGCAGTCGTTCGGCTCGACGCTGGCCGAGCACCGGTACGGGCCCGTGGAGGGGCAGCCCGAGCTGCTCGCGATCCTCCGCGACAAGCTGACGCGCGAGAACGGCCTCGACCTGACCGGCCGTCGCGTGATCGTCACCTCGGGCGGCAACATGGCGTTCCTGAACGCCGTCCTGGCGGTGACCGACCCCGGCGACGAGGTCATCCTGCCGGTGCCGTTCTACTTCAATCACGAGATGGCGCTGACGATGATCGGGTGCCGGGCCGTCGGCGTGCCGACCGACGCGCGCTACCAGCTCGATCTCCCGGCGCTGCGCCGGGCGATCACGCCGCGCACCCGGGCGATCGTCACGATCTCGCCCAACAACCCCACCGGTGCGGTGTACCCGGAGGCCGACCTGCGTGCCGTCAACGTGATGTGCGCCGAGCACGGCCTCGTGCACGTCACCGACGAGGTGTACGAGTACTTCACGTACGGCCAGGCGCAGCACTACTCGCCCGGGAGCGATCCGGCAAGCCGGCCGCACACGATCTCGATGTTCTCGCTGTCGAAGGCATACGGGTTCGCGAGCTGGCGCATCGGCTACATGGTGGTGCCCGACGAGCTGTTCGACGCGGTCAACAAGATCCAGGACACCAACCTGATCTGTCCGCCGCTGGTATGCCAGGCCGCGGCGGCGGGCGCGCTGCGGGTCGGTCGCCCGTACACCGAACCGCACGTCGCCGCGCTCGACGTGGTGCGCCGCGAGGTGCACGAGACGCTGCGCGGGCTCGGTGATCTGGTGGAGGCCCCCGGCACCGACGGCGCGTTCTACGTGCTGCTGCGGGTGAAGACCGACCTCGATGCGTTCACGCTCACCCGTCGCCTGATCGAGCGGCACAAGGTGGCCGTGGTGCCCGGCAGCGCATTCGGGGTCACCGACAGGTGCGCGCTGCGCATCTCGTTCGGCGCGCTGGACCGCGAGTCGGTGGCCGCCGGGATGGCGAGGTTGGTGGAGGGCCTGCGCGCGGAGGCGTAGGACGAGTCTCAGGGCTCAGGGCTCAGGGCTCAGAAGGCATTCTGATGCTGCAGCTGCGCTGAATGCTCTCTGAGCCTCGAGCCTGCAGCCTTGAGCCTGCGTCATGCCGCGTCCGCCGTGCGGCCCGAGTAGACATCCCAGGCGCGGATGACGGCGCGGAGCGTGCGGGCGCGGGCCTCGAGCGAGGCGACGTCGGCAGACTGGTGGCGGTCGGGGTGCGACTCGCGGACCAGCCGGCGGTAGGCGCTGCGGATCTCCTCGTCGCTGGCGCCGTCCGTGAGGTTGGCGCCGAGGCGGTTCAGCAGGGAGATGCCGAGCCGCTCGCGGGCGGTGCGGGGGCGGACCGCGGACAGGTTCGCGCTCGAGCCACCACGCGCCGGTCGCGACGCGGTTTCCTCCCCGCGCGGCTGCCCGGCCGGCGCTGCAGTCGCCATGTGCGGATAGCGCGCCGAGAGGACCTGCGCCGACACGACGCGCAGCGGCTCGAGGCGATGCACCCAGGTCGGGCTCACGATCGACGGCTCCCGCCCGCCGAGCACCACCGGAGGCGGCACGTCAGCAAGCTTGTTGAGCAGCACGTCCGCAAACCCGAGCCGGGCACCCATGGAGAGGGGATCGGCCGAAGGACACGGCGCTTGAACGGGGGGCGTACGGCTTACGGCTCAGGGTTTAGGGCTCAGGGCTCAGAAAGCATGCTGATCAAGCAAGTCGTCGGACGTAGCCGTCGGCCTCGGCCGACGGGGGCGTCAGGGCTGGGGAGCAGGCTCGAAGCGGAAGATCCCTACCTCCAGCTCCCGGGTCGCGCCTGGCGGGAGATCCCCCAGCTCGATCGGGCCGAAGGCGACGCGCTTCAGTGCCGTCACCTCGTGGCCCGTGGCGGCGAACATGCGGCGAATCTCGCGGTTCCTGCCCTCGTCGAGCACCACGGTGAGGTGTGTCTCCCGGCGTGATCGCTTGCGCACGGCGACCTCACGCGGCCGCAGGGTCTCGCCCTGATCAACCACGCCCTCGGCAAGCAGGCGCGCGACCGTCGCGTCGGCCAACTCGCCACGCACCGTCACCAGGTAGGTCCGGAGCACGCCGGTCGCCGGGTCGGTGAGCCACGCCGCCAGGCGCGTGTCGTTGGTGAACAGGAGCAGCCCGCTGGTGGCCAGGTCGAGGCGCCCCACCGCCTGCACGCCGGCCGCCACGGCATCGGCCGGCAGCAGGTCGTACACGGTCGGTCGTCCCTGCGGGTCGACCCGCGTCGTCACGTACCCGCGGGGCTTGTGCAGCGCGATGACGCGCGTCGCCTGCCGGCGCGCCGGCGCCTCGTCGACCCGCAGGTCGTCGCGCTCGGGCGACACGAGACGACCGGGCTCGCGCACCACCTCGCCGCCCACCCGCACGCGCCCCTCGAGCACCGCCGCGATAGCCTGGCGGCGCGAGAGCACGCCCAGCTTGGAGAGCGCGCGCGCCAGCGGCACGCGGCCCTGCGCTCGGGCATCCCCACGTGTCGCCGCCGGCCTCGGCCGGTGAGTGCGTGACGTCGCGTTAGACTGCCGCATGCGTTTCGCCATTGTCGCTCCGGCCGTCGTGCTGGTCGCGAGCACCGCGGTCGCCCAGCCCATCGCCCCCAGTATCCCGTCGGCCTCCCGTGTCGCCCCGAGGCCGGCCCCGAGCGAGGGCGAAGCGGTCCCGTCGAAGGCGCAGTTGCAGTGGCAGCGGATGGAGATGAACGCCTTCGTGCACTTCGGGCCCAACGCCTTCACCGGCGCCGAGTGGGGGTCGGGGCGCGAGCAGCCCACCATCTTCAACCCGAAGGAACTCGACGCGCGCCAGTGGGTGAAGGCCTTCAAGGCCGCCGGCATGAAGGGCGTGATCGTCACCGCCAAGCACCACGACGGCTTCTGCCTGTGGCCGACGAAGGAATCCACGCACACGGTGGCGGCCAGCCCGTGGCGCGGCGGCAAGGGCGACCTGCTGCGCGAGCTGTCGGATGCGGCGCGCGCCGAGGGCCTGAAGTTCGGCGTGTACCTCTCGCCGTGGGACCGCAACCACCCGACCTACGGCACGCCCGAGTACAACGACGTGTTCGTGCGCATGCTCGAGGACGTGCTCGCCAACTACGGCGAGATCTTCGAGGTGTGGTTCGACGGCGCCAACGGCGAGGGCCCCAACGGCAAGCGCCAGGTGTACGACTGGCCGCGCTTCCACGAGGTGGTGCGCCGCCTGCAGCCCAACGCGGTGATCTTCAGCGACGCCGGGCCGGGCATCCGCTGGATCGGCAACGAGCGCGGCGAGGCGCCGCTCACCAACTGGGCGATGCTCGATCGCGACCGCTACGAGCCGGGCACCGGCCTGAGCATGGACCTGCCCGAGGGCTCCGAGCTCGGCAAGTTCTACGTGCCGGGAGAGTGCGACGTGAGCATCCGTCCGGGCTGGTTCTGGCGCGCCGCCGAGAACGGGCGCGTCAAGTCGCCGCGCACGCTGCTGCGCCTCTACGAGTCGTCGGTGGGCCGCAACTGCACCCTGCTGCTCAACGTGCCGCCCGACGACCGCGGCCTCGTGCACGAGAACGACGTCAAGGCGCTCGCCGGCATGCGCGCGCTGGTGGACGCGGTCTACGGGACCTCGCTCGTGCCGGCCGGCGCGAAGGGCACGGCCACCTCGTCGCGCGCCTCGCACGGACCGGCCGCCGTGCTCGACGCCGACCTCGACAGCTACTGGGCGCCGAGCGTGAAGCAGGCCAGCCTGACCATCGACCTCGGCGCGCCGGTCACCTTCGACCGCGTGCGCCTGCAGGAGTACGTCGCCGCCGGCCAGCGCATCTCGCTGTTCGAGATCGAGGCCAACGTCGGCGGCGCCTGGCAGCGCATCGCCACCGGCACCACCATCGGCCACACCCGCATCGTCGCCACCAACGTCACGACGGCGTCGCAGGTGCGGGTGAGAATCCACGACGCGCGCGGCCTGCCGATGCTTGCGTCGGTGTCGATCCACGACTCCTCGCGCGCCAACGGCGTGGCCCCGGCCGACGCGCCGGCGCATTGAGCGCTGACCACCGCGGGCGTCGCCCGATTCCCGATTCCCGATTCCCGACTCCCGACTCCCCATTCCCGATTCCCGATTCCCGACTCCCGACTCCCGACTCCCCATTCCCGACTCCCCATTCCCGATTCCCGTCCCCGATGAACCGACGCCAACTGCTCCAGTCGCTCGCCGTGGCCCCAGCAGCCGCCGCGCTCGCCCGTCCCTCCTTCGCCCAGGCGCCCGCCGGCTCCGCGGCCGACCACGTCATCGCGATCTCGCTCGACGGCGTGCGCACGCAGGAGATGTTCGGCGGGCTCGACAAGGACATCCTGCAGGCCGTGCTCGGGCCGAAGAAGAAGGCCGAGGAGCACCCGCTCTACAAGGCCTACTGGCGCGACACGCGCGAGGCGCGCCGCGAGGCGGTGATGCCGTTCCTGTGGGGCACGTTCCTGAAGGACCACGCGTCGATCGTCGGCGACCGCTGGGCCGGCAGCGTGATGACGCTCGGCAACACGATGCGCTTCAGCTACCCGGGCTACGCCGAGCTGATGACCGGCGTGCCGCACGACGATGTGATCGACAGCAACGACGGCAGGTACTACCCGTTCGAGACGGTGCTGCAGTTCCTGCGCCGCGAGTTCGCGCTGCCGCAGGAAGGCGTCGCCTGCTTCGGGTCGTGGGACGTCTTCAAGTACATCCCGAACTCGAAGGCCGGCGACGTGTTCACCAATGCCGGCTACGAGGACTACCCGTCCACCGACCCGCGCATCGCGGCGCTCAACGCCGCGCAGCACATGACCGTGCCGGCGTGGGACACCGCCCGCTACGACCACTACACCTGGCAGTTCGCGCTTCATCACCTGCAGCAGCACAAGCCGAAAGCGATGTGGATCGGCCTGGACGAGACCGACGACTGGTCGCACAACAAGTCGTACGTGCGCGTGATCGAGTACCTGCACCGGTTCGACGGCTGGCTGAAGGACCTGTGGACCCTGCTGCAGGCCACGCCCGGGTTCGCGGGGCGGACGGCGCTGATGATCGTGACCGACCACGGGCGCGGCAACGGCGCGGCCGACTGGAGCAGCCACGGCAAGGACACCGAGGGCGCCCAGTACGTGTGGGCGATCGTGTCGGCGCCGCACTGGCCGGCGCGCGGGCTGTGGAAGGCCGGGCACGCACCGGCGTCGCAGAGCCAGGTGGCGGCCACCCTCGCCTCGCTGGTGGGCAAGGACTGGAAGGCGGCGTCGCCGAAGGCCGGCGCGCCGCTCGCGCCGCCGAAGTGATCGGATTCTCCGAGGTCCGCGCCGGGCAGCAGTGCCTGCTTCGCGCCTACAAGGTAGGGCGCGATGTCCCCATCGCGCCGCTCTCCGCCCTCGACGGCCGGGTGGGGACACCCGGCCCTACCTCGATGCGGCCCGAATCCGACCCGCTTGCGGACGTACGTGCGCTCGCGCGGCCGTTGTTCGCGGGCGCGGAGTCGGCCCAGGGCGATGCGGCGCGCACCCGGGCGTTGATGGACGCGGGTTGCCCGCGCATCGTCGACGCGGTGGTCGAGGCCGACGGGCTGCGCGTGCGGGTGGACGTGCTCGAGCGCACCGCGCGCGGGCGCTGGATCGCGGTGCTGATCCGCAACGGCGTGCGCGTGTCGTGGAGCCTGGCCGACCGGGCGGCGTTCACGCTGCACGTGCTGCGCGCCGCCGGCCATCACGTGGCTGCGGTGCACGCGATGCTGCTCGACGAGACCTACGAGCGCCCCGACGCCGGCCCCGTGGACCCGCACCGCCTGTTCGTGCGCCGCAGCGTCTCGTTCGCGGCGGGTCGGCGTCGGCTCCTGCGGATCGCGGCATCGGTTGCCGCCACGCGCGCCGCGCTGGCCTCTCCCGACCGCCCCGCGATCGCGCCGGGCGCGCACTGTCGCGACAGCCGCGACGGCTGTCCGTTCCTCGACGACTGCACCGCGCACCTGCCGGCCGACTGGACCGGCTGGTTCCCGCGCAAGGACAAGCCGCCGATCCGCGAGTGGCTCGCGCAGGGCTTCGTGCGCATGGCCGCCGTGCCGGTCGAGGGGCGGCAGTTGCCGCGTGGCGCCGAGCACGCCAGGCTGGCGAGCCGCGCCGGCGGGCAGTACGTGGCGCCAACGCTCGCCGCGGCGCTCGCGCCGGCCGGTCCCCCGGCCTACTACCTCGACTTCGAGTGCGTGTCGCCGGCCGTGCCCCTCTACGCCGGCACGCGGCCGTACGCGGTGGTGCCCTTCCTGTGGTCCGTGCACCATGACGATGCGGCGGGGAACCTCACGCACGTGGACGACCTCGCCCCGCCCTCGACGGACCCGCCGCTGCGCCGCATGGCCGAGGGGCTCATCGCCGCCCTCGGCCCATCGTCGGGCGAGCCGATCGTCGTCTACAGCAGCTACGAGTGGGAGCGGCTGCGCGACCTGGCGCAGGCGCTGCCCGATCTCGCCGAGCCGTTGCAGGCGATCCAGGCGCGGCTGGTGGATCTGCTCGAGGTGGTGCGCGAGCACGTGTACGACCTGCGGTTCCGGGGCTCGTTCTCGATCAAGGCGGTGGCGCCGGCGCTGGCGCCCGAGGTGACCTACGACGGCCTCGGCATCCGCGACGGCCTGGCGGCGGCCCATGCCTACGAGGCGGTCCTGCGCGGGTTGGACCGGGTCCATCCCGGAGGTGTAGCCCCCGGCCCTGACCGACGGGCCCAGGTGCTCGCGGACCTGCGCGCCTACTGCGCCCGCGACACCCTCGCGATGGTCGCCCTCCACCGCGCGCTGCTCCGTCTGCGCCACGCGTAGGCGCCGCCCTCGGGCGACGCACCGCCCGCTCGGACGCCGTTGCTCGGGCACGGTGCCCCGGAAGGGTCGGGCGCGGTGCCCCGGAAGGGTCGGGCGCGGTGCCCCGGAAGGGTCGGGCGCGGCGTCCCCGAAGGGTAGGGCGCGGTGTCCCGGAGGGGTAGGGCGCGGTGTCCCACCGCGCCGTTGGTCCCCGTTCCCGCCACTGCCCGCTGCGCGGTTCCCGGTGCCCGGTGCCCACTGCCCGCGCGCGCATTCCGGTGCCCGGATCCCGGTGCCCGGTGCCCGCTTCCCCTATTGACGCCCCTGCGGCGCAGGCGCACAGTCAGGATGACCTCACAGGAGTCGACGTTGTGCTGCCCGACGATGTGCTGGATTGGTGGGAGTATCACGAAGGCCGGCGATGCGTGCTGGCGGCGTGGAAGCACCACCGGCAGCGCGCCGAGGGCGAGCGCACCTCGTTCGACGGCTACGACCAGCGCGAGCGGGTGCGCGGCCTGGCGCAGCTGCGGTGGCCGGGCGGGCAGGACACCTGGCAGGCCGGGCCGCTCGAGGCGACGATCGAGCAGCGCACGCAGCAGCTGATCGCGCAGGGCGTGCCGGCGATCTTCCGGGCGGGATTCACGGCGGGCGGGTCGTCGGTGAGCATCGACGTGCTCGAGCGGCGACCCGACGGCAGCTGGACGGCGGTACTGCTGGCGACGCGGCTGCACCTCGACGACTTCCTCATCGAGCAGGCGGCGCTGACGCTGCACGTGCTGCGGGCGGCCAGCGTCGCGGTGGCGGCGATCCACCTGCTGCACGTGGACGTGCACTACGCGCGGGTGCCCGGGCCGATCGATCCGTTCCTGTTCTTCGGTCGCCGGTCGCTGACGATCCGGGCGGCGCGGGCGCTGCCGCGGGTGGTGGCGCGGCTCGAGCAGCTGCAGCAACTGGTGGCGGAGCGGCGGGCGCCGGTGGTGCCCAAGGGGACGCACTGTGCGTGCTGCGCGTTCACGGCGCAGTGCGTGGACTCGCTGCCGGCCGACTGGACGGGGCACTTCCCGCACGAGCCGGGGCCGTCGGTGGACGAGTGGATTGCCAACGGCTGGGACCGGATGGGCGACGTGCCCGACGCGGAGGGGCTCGGGCCGAAGCGGCTGCGGGCGCGGCAGGCGGCGTTGCAGGGGCACATGGCGGTGGATCCGGGGTTGCCGGAGGCGTTGAAGGCGTTCGGGCCGCCGGCGTTCTACCTGGACTTCGAGAGCCTGGTATCGCTGATCCCGGTCTTCGAGGGGACGCGGCCGGCGCAGCACATCCCGTTCCTGTGGTCGCTGCACCACGTGGACACCGAGGGGCGGCTGACGCACATCGACGAGATCGTGCCGCCGGGCGAGGATCCGCGGCGTCGGTTTGCCGAGAGCCTTGTGGAGGCGGTGGGGTCGTACTGGGAGCCGATCATCGTCTACAGC from Luteitalea sp. TBR-22 includes:
- a CDS encoding beta-lactamase hydrolase domain-containing protein, yielding MDGVVNFSRVDATVACGGDTPQAVFPALKAEGFTSVVNLRLGHEPGVAEEAAVVEAVGLRYHHIPMTPTAPEAEAADRFLEVIADSSNQPVYIHCASANRVGAVWAIKRVVQDGWDRERAIAEAQAIGMKSPVMLDFVTRYLDAYR
- a CDS encoding pyridoxal-dependent decarboxylase: MSFPDIPRTVGPLGDMPAEEFRAAGHALVDWIAEYLATAERYPVMSQVEPGALARALPASAPLHGEPIGVVLDDVERQIVPALTHWNSPTFFGYFSICASGPGILADFLSSALNQQAMLWRTSPAATELEAVSLSWLRQLMGLPATFEGVIYDTASISTLHALAAARERALPGVRRTGLEGREDAHGLRVYCSDQAHSSVDKAVILLGLGHDAVVRIPSDEAFRMRPEALAARVAADRAAGLHPLAVVATTGTTSTTSVDPVAAIADVCQREGLWLHVDAAYGGAAALLPEMAWVLEGADRADSLVVNPHKWMLTPFDLSVLFCRHMDLLREAFSLVPEYLRTSEAPEVRNLMDTGVQLGRRFRSLKLWFVLRYFGADGMRTRIAEHVRLASLLAGWVDADPAFERVAPTPMSVVCFRARPESLQNDPAALDTLNERLLLELNAGGRIFLSHTKLRDAFVLRFAIGHARTTESHVADAWALIRTTAASLI
- a CDS encoding outer membrane protein codes for the protein MSVRRWLCSSVVVCALVAMPAAASADILLTPFAGVSFLEQEKKPLTYGVGLSLGGLIGIEGEIARVSLAEQGIVGTSVSLETNLTTYMGNLVLRLPVGSVQPYATGGLGLIKVSGDVDAAYLGNVLSVSGSELGMNFGGGLYVFLGDNLGIRGDVRYFRTIGEVTLEDITDFGGFDDLPVPQFDFWRATAGVTLKF
- a CDS encoding outer membrane protein — protein: MTTPRALEVRFHMKKLLLSSLALTLLAAAPVAAQTRGIVTPFVGVTTDTPTDENRTVYGGSIGVLGPIFGFEADFGYTPNFFEFEDDFGELDSEGSVTTAMGNLLVATPGRFRVYGTVGAGLMRSNLKLLDFFDDLSSNDFGINYGGGLMVFVTDNVGIRGDIRQFRSLQNDDLGDDFPEPGDFDLGDFKFWRATAGVSFRF
- a CDS encoding pyridoxal phosphate-dependent aminotransferase encodes the protein MHLPRRITDIQPPVIPILGEWIRSNPGTISLGQGITSYGPPPEAMQAVQSFGSTLAEHRYGPVEGQPELLAILRDKLTRENGLDLTGRRVIVTSGGNMAFLNAVLAVTDPGDEVILPVPFYFNHEMALTMIGCRAVGVPTDARYQLDLPALRRAITPRTRAIVTISPNNPTGAVYPEADLRAVNVMCAEHGLVHVTDEVYEYFTYGQAQHYSPGSDPASRPHTISMFSLSKAYGFASWRIGYMVVPDELFDAVNKIQDTNLICPPLVCQAAAAGALRVGRPYTEPHVAALDVVRREVHETLRGLGDLVEAPGTDGAFYVLLRVKTDLDAFTLTRRLIERHKVAVVPGSAFGVTDRCALRISFGALDRESVAAGMARLVEGLRAEA
- a CDS encoding J domain-containing protein; translation: MGARLGFADVLLNKLADVPPPVVLGGREPSIVSPTWVHRLEPLRVVSAQVLSARYPHMATAAPAGQPRGEETASRPARGGSSANLSAVRPRTARERLGISLLNRLGANLTDGASDEEIRSAYRRLVRESHPDRHQSADVASLEARARTLRAVIRAWDVYSGRTADAA
- a CDS encoding pseudouridine synthase, with the translated sequence MPLARALSKLGVLSRRQAIAAVLEGRVRVGGEVVREPGRLVSPERDDLRVDEAPARRQATRVIALHKPRGYVTTRVDPQGRPTVYDLLPADAVAAGVQAVGRLDLATSGLLLFTNDTRLAAWLTDPATGVLRTYLVTVRGELADATVARLLAEGVVDQGETLRPREVAVRKRSRRETHLTVVLDEGRNREIRRMFAATGHEVTALKRVAFGPIELGDLPPGATRELEVGIFRFEPAPQP
- a CDS encoding alpha-L-fucosidase, with amino-acid sequence MRFAIVAPAVVLVASTAVAQPIAPSIPSASRVAPRPAPSEGEAVPSKAQLQWQRMEMNAFVHFGPNAFTGAEWGSGREQPTIFNPKELDARQWVKAFKAAGMKGVIVTAKHHDGFCLWPTKESTHTVAASPWRGGKGDLLRELSDAARAEGLKFGVYLSPWDRNHPTYGTPEYNDVFVRMLEDVLANYGEIFEVWFDGANGEGPNGKRQVYDWPRFHEVVRRLQPNAVIFSDAGPGIRWIGNERGEAPLTNWAMLDRDRYEPGTGLSMDLPEGSELGKFYVPGECDVSIRPGWFWRAAENGRVKSPRTLLRLYESSVGRNCTLLLNVPPDDRGLVHENDVKALAGMRALVDAVYGTSLVPAGAKGTATSSRASHGPAAVLDADLDSYWAPSVKQASLTIDLGAPVTFDRVRLQEYVAAGQRISLFEIEANVGGAWQRIATGTTIGHTRIVATNVTTASQVRVRIHDARGLPMLASVSIHDSSRANGVAPADAPAH
- a CDS encoding alkaline phosphatase family protein, which produces MNRRQLLQSLAVAPAAAALARPSFAQAPAGSAADHVIAISLDGVRTQEMFGGLDKDILQAVLGPKKKAEEHPLYKAYWRDTREARREAVMPFLWGTFLKDHASIVGDRWAGSVMTLGNTMRFSYPGYAELMTGVPHDDVIDSNDGRYYPFETVLQFLRREFALPQEGVACFGSWDVFKYIPNSKAGDVFTNAGYEDYPSTDPRIAALNAAQHMTVPAWDTARYDHYTWQFALHHLQQHKPKAMWIGLDETDDWSHNKSYVRVIEYLHRFDGWLKDLWTLLQATPGFAGRTALMIVTDHGRGNGAADWSSHGKDTEGAQYVWAIVSAPHWPARGLWKAGHAPASQSQVAATLASLVGKDWKAASPKAGAPLAPPK
- a CDS encoding DUF2779 domain-containing protein gives rise to the protein MIGFSEVRAGQQCLLRAYKVGRDVPIAPLSALDGRVGTPGPTSMRPESDPLADVRALARPLFAGAESAQGDAARTRALMDAGCPRIVDAVVEADGLRVRVDVLERTARGRWIAVLIRNGVRVSWSLADRAAFTLHVLRAAGHHVAAVHAMLLDETYERPDAGPVDPHRLFVRRSVSFAAGRRRLLRIAASVAATRAALASPDRPAIAPGAHCRDSRDGCPFLDDCTAHLPADWTGWFPRKDKPPIREWLAQGFVRMAAVPVEGRQLPRGAEHARLASRAGGQYVAPTLAAALAPAGPPAYYLDFECVSPAVPLYAGTRPYAVVPFLWSVHHDDAAGNLTHVDDLAPPSTDPPLRRMAEGLIAALGPSSGEPIVVYSSYEWERLRDLAQALPDLAEPLQAIQARLVDLLEVVREHVYDLRFRGSFSIKAVAPALAPEVTYDGLGIRDGLAAAHAYEAVLRGLDRVHPGGVAPGPDRRAQVLADLRAYCARDTLAMVALHRALLRLRHA